A portion of the Elusimicrobiota bacterium genome contains these proteins:
- a CDS encoding PAC2 family protein, with product MERATNGKKLVGKDRWLVTAWPGMGTVAVTAVVYLLSKLKMRQIGEFDAHELFEVEEAEVEGGLLHPARLPRSRLFLAEDAAPGLDIVVFLGEAQPPTGKFALSRRLLAAARDLGVTRVFCFAGWVSDMEPKQTSLVHGVSTDEAGLRDLRRQGVAVVNNGRITGLNGVLLAAAAEQGLPGVGLLGEMPGLAYQLPYPSASAAVLRTFTAMAGMKLDLEELESYGRQTQEQLTAAYRQALKSLAEGEGEAGEKEDEGPSEPAEAPAAKDVGRIEALFAEAAKDRSKAFALKTELDRQGVFRQYEDRFLSLFNGKAPPGSAP from the coding sequence ATGGAGCGCGCGACTAACGGGAAGAAGCTCGTGGGCAAGGACCGCTGGCTGGTGACGGCGTGGCCCGGCATGGGCACCGTGGCCGTCACGGCGGTCGTCTATCTCCTGTCGAAGCTCAAGATGCGGCAGATCGGAGAGTTCGACGCGCACGAGCTCTTCGAGGTGGAGGAAGCGGAGGTGGAAGGCGGCCTGCTCCATCCCGCCCGTCTCCCGCGCAGCCGGCTGTTCCTGGCCGAGGACGCCGCGCCGGGCCTGGACATCGTCGTCTTCCTCGGAGAGGCACAGCCTCCGACCGGGAAGTTCGCGCTGTCCCGGCGCCTGCTCGCCGCGGCCCGCGACCTCGGCGTCACCCGGGTCTTCTGCTTCGCCGGGTGGGTGTCCGACATGGAGCCGAAGCAGACCTCTCTCGTGCACGGCGTCTCGACCGACGAGGCGGGCCTGCGCGACCTTCGCCGCCAAGGGGTCGCGGTGGTGAACAACGGCCGCATCACGGGGCTCAACGGCGTGCTGCTGGCCGCCGCGGCCGAGCAGGGCCTTCCGGGCGTCGGTCTCCTGGGAGAGATGCCCGGACTGGCGTACCAGCTCCCCTATCCGTCGGCCTCGGCCGCGGTGCTGCGCACCTTCACCGCGATGGCCGGGATGAAGCTCGACCTGGAAGAGCTCGAGAGCTACGGCCGGCAGACGCAGGAACAGCTGACCGCGGCCTACCGTCAGGCGTTGAAGTCCCTCGCCGAAGGCGAGGGCGAGGCGGGCGAGAAGGAGGACGAAGGCCCCTCGGAGCCGGCCGAGGCCCCGGCGGCGAAGGACGTCGGCCGCATCGAGGCGCTCTTCGCCGAGGCGGCCAAGGACCGCTCCAAGGCCTTCGCCCTGAAGACGGAGCTCGACCGGCAGGGCGTGTTCCGCCAGTACGAGGACCGCTTCCTGTCCCTGTTCAACGGGAAAGCGCCTCCCGGCTCCGCGCCTTGA
- a CDS encoding PAS domain-containing protein codes for MSTRKKTKRRVMAARPPVAEPSRAAPPAPNGAAHVPADLAAIPDRRSGVRAVADPTLQEEVKRVLLSRYTPAAFLIDDAFNILHVQGRLPPPLLREPGAPASDLLRLVHEGLTIAIRAALLTAKSEDRSVRRLVRCPLDGGEVAVGIEVLSIRVETDRRRRYLVLFKLDGAAMEGAPPNGGDAQLTFAETRGRPAKASAVPGERTSPDEDELAAVKREIQAANAELISVNQELRERNLQVSATIDDLSNLLASAEIPIIMLDMKMRIRRYTPPAEKAFGVGYSDVGRPISALKLNVDVPQLQEILRSVLSGFGPSHLEVCDQKDRWYSLWFRPYKTTENSIAGAVMSMIDITERKSGVRQLEMARDYAEAIVDTVNDSLLILNRNLKVVRASRSYYSLFSATPAEVEGRSVYELGRGQWNLPALRKNLSALASARTPFSNLELECVVPKLRTRMLAISGRVVPYESDSGINIVLVIEDVSLRKEAAEAAALRKSEARQRDFVANVSHELLTPITAIKGYAESLVSGALDIPHQRVKFTQIIEKHADRLSQLVEDLLQLSSHDAGRVRTAADTVNLRASVDRMVRSLTPVRRKRSVSIIVRVSKNLRVVMNRAELSQVIQNLCENAIKYNRKNGRVFIQARVVGRRAVVSVRDTGIGIPREDLPRIFDRFHRAENARRNTERGTGLGLSIVRSILTNRGCRVWAESDLGRGSIIFFTLPLAEKPRRRAARGRHRKAANK; via the coding sequence GTGAGCACTCGCAAGAAGACCAAACGCCGCGTCATGGCGGCGCGCCCGCCCGTCGCGGAACCGTCCCGCGCGGCGCCTCCGGCGCCGAACGGCGCGGCCCACGTCCCGGCCGACCTCGCCGCCATCCCCGACCGCCGCAGCGGGGTGCGGGCCGTCGCCGATCCGACGCTCCAGGAGGAGGTCAAGCGCGTCCTCCTGTCGCGCTACACGCCCGCCGCCTTCCTGATCGACGACGCCTTCAACATCCTTCACGTCCAGGGCCGCCTGCCGCCGCCGCTGCTGCGGGAGCCCGGCGCGCCCGCCTCGGACCTCCTCAGGCTGGTCCACGAGGGGCTGACGATCGCGATCCGGGCCGCTCTCCTGACGGCGAAGTCGGAGGACCGCTCGGTCCGCCGCCTCGTCCGCTGCCCGCTCGACGGGGGGGAGGTCGCGGTCGGCATCGAGGTCCTCTCGATCCGGGTCGAGACAGACCGCCGGCGGCGGTACCTCGTGCTCTTCAAGCTCGACGGCGCGGCCATGGAGGGCGCGCCGCCGAACGGCGGCGACGCCCAGCTGACGTTCGCGGAGACGCGAGGCCGGCCGGCCAAGGCCTCCGCGGTCCCGGGGGAGAGGACCTCCCCGGACGAGGACGAGCTTGCCGCCGTCAAGCGGGAGATCCAGGCGGCCAACGCCGAGCTGATCTCGGTCAACCAGGAGCTGCGCGAGCGCAACCTGCAGGTGAGCGCGACCATCGACGACCTGTCGAACCTCCTCGCCAGCGCCGAGATCCCGATCATCATGCTGGACATGAAGATGCGCATCCGCCGCTACACTCCGCCGGCGGAGAAGGCCTTCGGCGTCGGCTACTCCGACGTGGGCCGCCCGATCTCGGCCCTCAAGCTCAACGTCGACGTGCCGCAGCTCCAGGAGATCCTCCGCTCCGTCCTGTCCGGGTTCGGGCCGAGCCACCTCGAGGTGTGCGACCAGAAGGACCGCTGGTATTCCCTGTGGTTCCGCCCGTACAAGACCACGGAGAACAGCATCGCCGGAGCCGTGATGTCGATGATCGACATCACCGAGAGGAAATCCGGCGTCCGCCAGCTGGAGATGGCCCGCGACTACGCCGAGGCCATCGTCGACACGGTCAACGATTCCCTCCTCATCCTGAACCGGAACCTGAAGGTCGTGCGCGCGAGCCGCTCCTATTACAGCCTGTTCTCCGCCACGCCCGCCGAGGTCGAGGGACGATCCGTCTACGAGCTGGGCCGGGGCCAGTGGAACCTGCCGGCGCTGCGCAAGAACCTCTCCGCGCTGGCCTCCGCCCGGACGCCCTTCTCGAACCTCGAGTTGGAATGCGTGGTCCCGAAGCTGCGTACGCGCATGCTCGCGATCAGCGGCCGCGTCGTCCCGTACGAGAGCGACAGCGGCATCAACATCGTGCTCGTCATCGAGGACGTGAGCCTGCGCAAGGAGGCCGCGGAGGCGGCGGCCCTGCGCAAGAGCGAGGCCCGCCAGCGGGACTTCGTCGCCAACGTGTCCCACGAGCTCCTCACGCCCATCACGGCGATCAAGGGCTACGCGGAATCCCTCGTCTCCGGCGCGCTCGACATCCCGCATCAGCGCGTCAAGTTCACGCAGATCATCGAGAAGCACGCCGACCGCCTGTCTCAGCTCGTCGAGGACCTGCTCCAGCTCTCCTCGCACGACGCGGGACGGGTGCGCACCGCGGCGGACACCGTGAACCTGCGCGCGAGCGTCGACCGGATGGTGCGCAGCCTGACCCCCGTGCGCCGCAAGCGCTCCGTGTCCATCATCGTGCGCGTGTCGAAGAACCTCCGCGTCGTCATGAACCGCGCCGAGCTGTCCCAGGTGATACAGAACCTGTGCGAGAACGCGATCAAGTACAACCGCAAGAACGGCCGCGTCTTCATCCAGGCCCGGGTGGTCGGCCGGAGGGCGGTCGTCTCGGTGCGCGACACCGGCATCGGCATACCGCGGGAGGACCTGCCGCGGATCTTCGACCGCTTCCACCGCGCGGAGAACGCGCGGCGCAACACCGAGAGGGGCACCGGCCTCGGGCTCTCCATCGTCCGGTCCATCCTCACCAACCGCGGCTGCCGGGTGTGGGCGGAGAGCGACCTGGGACGCGGCTCGATCATCTTCTTCACTTTGCCCCTCGCCGAGAAGCCGCGCCGCCGCGCCGCGCGGGGCCGTCACCGCAAGGCCGCAAATAAGTGA
- a CDS encoding response regulator, producing the protein MTEKEKILLVEDEDDLARLFELALAREGFRIRRARDGSAALDVFRRWSPDLILLDVVLPGMSGFDFLEQLRQESRVAVILLSGRRRPVDVALGARLGADDYLVKPFALEELRSRVKLALSRADGRAAPAARKNSPARRRAARSVPR; encoded by the coding sequence ATGACGGAGAAAGAAAAGATCCTCCTCGTCGAGGACGAGGACGACCTGGCCCGTCTCTTCGAGCTGGCCCTGGCGCGCGAGGGATTCCGCATCCGCCGCGCGCGCGACGGCTCCGCGGCCCTCGACGTCTTCCGCCGCTGGAGCCCCGATCTGATCCTGCTCGACGTCGTGCTGCCCGGGATGAGCGGCTTCGACTTCCTGGAGCAGCTGCGGCAGGAGAGCCGCGTGGCCGTCATCCTCCTGAGCGGAAGGCGCCGTCCGGTCGACGTCGCGCTCGGCGCCCGGCTCGGGGCGGACGATTACCTGGTCAAGCCGTTCGCCCTGGAGGAGCTCCGTTCCCGGGTCAAACTCGCGCTGTCGCGCGCCGACGGACGCGCGGCGCCGGCCGCAAGGAAGAATAGTCCGGCGCGCCGCCGAGCCGCACGATCCGTTCCGCGATAA
- a CDS encoding EAL domain-containing protein yields the protein MGVHLLYFRYAGAERFGLIHGGKVARFALADVARRFAAAARSLLRQHAVLSPLESPRPGVWAIAFELKPLEIEADEREQLESIAAAGRVLAVEALADELGSAVALHAGLEVGTVPVEKEDSRDRRTAKLLARLRRAGPARAGASTGERALVLGIVRGPLTIYRQRIVSLASGETAAYEALLRGPPGGSLRRPELLLAEAARFGRLEELELAALDAALAAARRLPFPLRLAVNLSPGLFGGPALRRIADEPDLPGRLIFEITEHLPIPSPGRLNRALRLLRGRGAQIALDDAGCGYLNMELVRALRPDIVKLCITLTRRLGKAPGTVPLVRRTVAALGAAGALALAEGVETAEQARLALECGCDLAQGWYFGRPRPAFTAPRR from the coding sequence ATGGGCGTACACCTGCTGTACTTCCGCTACGCCGGGGCCGAGCGCTTCGGCTTGATCCACGGAGGGAAGGTCGCGCGCTTCGCGCTCGCGGACGTGGCGCGCCGCTTCGCCGCGGCGGCGCGCTCGCTGCTGCGCCAGCACGCGGTCCTGTCTCCGCTGGAGTCGCCTCGGCCGGGGGTCTGGGCGATCGCCTTCGAGTTGAAGCCCCTCGAGATCGAGGCGGACGAGCGGGAACAGCTGGAGTCGATCGCCGCCGCCGGCCGGGTGCTCGCGGTCGAGGCGCTGGCCGACGAGCTGGGCTCGGCCGTCGCGCTTCACGCCGGGCTCGAGGTCGGGACCGTCCCCGTCGAGAAGGAAGACTCCCGGGACCGGCGGACCGCGAAGCTGCTGGCCCGCCTTCGCCGCGCGGGGCCCGCGCGGGCCGGCGCCTCGACGGGGGAGCGCGCGCTCGTGCTCGGGATCGTGCGCGGTCCTCTGACGATCTACCGGCAGAGGATCGTCTCGCTCGCCAGCGGCGAGACCGCGGCGTACGAGGCGCTCCTTCGGGGGCCGCCCGGCGGGTCGCTGCGCCGTCCCGAGCTGCTGCTCGCGGAGGCCGCCCGCTTCGGACGACTCGAGGAGCTGGAGCTCGCCGCCCTCGACGCGGCGCTCGCGGCGGCGCGGCGCCTGCCGTTCCCGCTGCGGCTCGCGGTGAACCTGTCCCCGGGCCTGTTCGGGGGGCCCGCGCTGCGGCGGATCGCGGACGAGCCGGACCTGCCTGGGCGCCTCATCTTCGAGATCACGGAGCATCTCCCGATACCGTCTCCCGGGCGGCTGAACCGGGCCTTGAGGCTTCTCCGCGGGCGCGGGGCGCAGATCGCCCTCGACGACGCCGGCTGCGGCTACCTGAACATGGAGCTCGTTCGGGCGCTCCGGCCGGACATCGTCAAGCTGTGCATCACCCTCACGCGCCGGCTCGGGAAGGCCCCCGGCACCGTCCCCCTGGTGCGGCGGACCGTCGCCGCGCTCGGGGCGGCCGGGGCCCTGGCCCTCGCCGAGGGCGTCGAGACCGCCGAGCAGGCCCGTCTGGCGCTCGAGTGCGGCTGCGACCTGGCTCAGGGGTGGTATTTCGGCCGGCCCCGGCCGGCCTTCACGGCGCCGAGAAGATAA
- a CDS encoding HPF/RaiA family ribosome-associated protein — MMQAPLQIVARGFTLNSWWRDKMLRRSEKLLEFCGWITHCRVVAESRHKHSHKDREYAVRIDISIPRRVLVINREAEPTLNAAIDMAFDAAERRLEESVRLSRHHVKTHAPPAEARVVEKYPDAGYGFLETPDERRIYFHQNSVLKGLFRRLTPGSRVHFVEEQGDKGPQARTVSAVRLAPPPERRKRRLKARSREALSR, encoded by the coding sequence ATGATGCAGGCTCCCTTACAGATCGTCGCGCGAGGCTTCACGCTCAACAGCTGGTGGCGGGACAAGATGCTGCGAAGGTCGGAGAAGCTGCTGGAGTTCTGCGGCTGGATCACCCATTGCCGCGTCGTCGCCGAGTCGCGGCACAAGCATTCCCACAAGGACCGGGAGTACGCCGTCCGCATCGACATCTCGATCCCGCGGCGCGTGCTGGTGATCAATCGCGAGGCCGAGCCCACCCTCAACGCGGCCATCGACATGGCCTTCGACGCGGCCGAGCGGCGCCTCGAGGAGTCCGTGCGCCTGTCGCGGCATCACGTGAAGACCCACGCGCCGCCCGCCGAGGCGCGCGTCGTCGAGAAGTATCCGGACGCGGGCTACGGCTTCCTCGAGACCCCGGACGAGCGCCGGATCTATTTCCACCAGAACAGCGTGCTCAAGGGCCTGTTCCGGCGCCTGACGCCCGGCAGCCGCGTGCATTTCGTCGAGGAGCAGGGCGACAAGGGGCCCCAGGCTCGGACCGTCTCCGCCGTCAGGCTCGCGCCGCCGCCGGAGCGGCGCAAGCGGCGCCTCAAGGCGCGGAGCCGGGAGGCGCTTTCCCGTTGA
- a CDS encoding Hsp20/alpha crystallin family protein: MADKHVTVMEKEAGRELERYDPFQALDPFREFRLRPFGGLFEDVFAPLRADVPSIPAAWMPRADVRETEKEYVIDLSLPGIRKEDVKVEVKDDVLTVSGERRTEKEEKGKSWLRRESSYGSFLRSFTLPEGLHSEDIKANYKDGVLTLSMRKPAQVKSRGVSIKVD; encoded by the coding sequence ATGGCCGACAAGCACGTGACGGTGATGGAGAAGGAGGCGGGGCGAGAGCTCGAGAGGTACGATCCGTTCCAGGCGCTGGACCCGTTCCGGGAATTCCGCCTGCGGCCGTTCGGGGGGCTTTTCGAGGACGTGTTCGCGCCGCTGCGCGCCGACGTCCCCTCCATCCCCGCGGCCTGGATGCCTCGCGCGGACGTCCGCGAGACGGAGAAGGAGTACGTCATCGACCTCTCCTTGCCGGGGATCCGCAAGGAGGACGTGAAGGTCGAGGTCAAGGACGACGTCCTGACCGTGAGCGGCGAGCGCAGGACCGAGAAGGAGGAGAAGGGCAAGAGCTGGCTCCGCCGCGAATCCTCCTACGGCTCCTTCCTGCGCAGCTTCACCTTGCCCGAGGGACTGCACAGCGAGGACATCAAGGCGAACTACAAGGACGGCGTGCTGACCTTGTCGATGCGCAAGCCCGCGCAGGTCAAGAGCCGCGGCGTCAGCATCAAGGTCGACTGA
- a CDS encoding response regulator transcription factor codes for MATIFVIDDEKDLVRLLRHNLEKGGYKVVSAPSAESGLKKIRESNPDLLILDIMLPGMDGLEFLRTLRGESDVPVILLSAKGSELDRVLGLKLGADDYMIKPFSMAELLARVAARLRKPSAPKGGRNAAIGPLAVDFARHEVTVEGRPVKLATKEFRVLELLLEADGKVLTRDALLQLVWEHDAGLDLDTRTVDQHIARLRRKLGAAGRLIATVPNFGYKLAR; via the coding sequence ATGGCCACGATATTCGTCATCGACGACGAGAAGGACCTGGTCCGCCTCCTCCGTCACAACCTGGAGAAGGGCGGCTACAAGGTCGTCTCGGCCCCCAGCGCCGAGTCCGGGCTCAAGAAGATCCGCGAGTCGAACCCCGACCTCCTGATCCTGGACATCATGCTTCCCGGGATGGACGGGCTGGAGTTCCTGCGGACCCTGCGCGGCGAGAGCGACGTCCCCGTGATCCTGCTGAGCGCCAAGGGCAGCGAGCTCGACCGCGTCCTGGGCCTCAAGCTCGGCGCGGACGACTACATGATCAAGCCGTTCAGCATGGCCGAGCTGCTGGCGCGCGTCGCCGCGCGCCTGCGCAAGCCTTCCGCGCCGAAGGGGGGGAGGAACGCGGCGATCGGCCCGCTCGCCGTGGACTTCGCGCGCCACGAGGTCACGGTCGAAGGCCGGCCGGTGAAGCTGGCCACGAAGGAGTTCCGGGTGCTGGAGCTCCTGCTCGAGGCGGACGGCAAGGTCCTCACCCGGGACGCCCTGCTGCAGCTGGTCTGGGAGCACGACGCGGGCCTGGACCTCGACACGCGGACCGTCGACCAGCACATCGCGCGCCTGCGCCGGAAGCTCGGCGCCGCGGGCAGGCTGATCGCGACCGTGCCGAACTTCGGCTACAAGCTCGCGCGCTGA
- a CDS encoding class I SAM-dependent methyltransferase produces MNGERDAAELGALLARAGVTVGGSRPWDIRVLAPGFFARVRAGGSLAAGEAYADGWWESDRLDEFFHRVFKAGLDERLSPAPWSGARRLLGRLLGLGSRGAAGPDGSADGAVGGDVYRAMLGQRMSFTSGYWKDARGLDEAVDGAMELACRKLELKPGMSVLDLGCGWGAFARHAARTRGVSVVGVDIACERVDAGRELCKGLPVALRVQDYGEVRGRFDRVVSFGLLEQLGPEGCGSVMAAASRCLKADGVALIQTAARNAPAARRDPWLERWSVAGGAAPSLSSLVQAMEGRFVVEDAHNLGPHYDATLMAWHDNLSRRWPGARDARGERLYRALKFSLLSAAGAFRARRAQLFQLVMSRPGRAQPRCRPELAGESRMTGGVRP; encoded by the coding sequence ATGAACGGCGAGCGCGACGCCGCGGAGCTGGGCGCCCTCCTGGCCCGGGCGGGCGTCACCGTCGGCGGGAGCCGCCCCTGGGACATCCGGGTCCTCGCGCCCGGATTCTTCGCGCGCGTGCGCGCCGGCGGGAGCCTGGCGGCGGGCGAGGCTTACGCCGACGGCTGGTGGGAGTCGGACCGACTCGACGAGTTCTTCCACCGGGTCTTCAAGGCCGGCCTCGACGAAAGGCTCTCGCCCGCTCCCTGGTCCGGAGCGCGCAGGCTTCTGGGGCGTCTCCTCGGCCTCGGCTCGCGGGGCGCCGCCGGCCCGGACGGCTCCGCGGACGGGGCGGTCGGCGGCGACGTCTACCGCGCGATGCTGGGGCAAAGGATGTCCTTCACCAGCGGCTACTGGAAGGACGCGCGCGGCCTCGACGAGGCGGTGGACGGGGCCATGGAGCTCGCCTGCCGCAAGCTCGAGCTGAAGCCGGGCATGAGCGTCCTCGACCTCGGCTGCGGCTGGGGCGCCTTCGCGCGCCACGCGGCGCGGACGCGGGGCGTCAGCGTCGTCGGGGTCGACATCGCCTGCGAGCGGGTGGACGCCGGGCGGGAGCTCTGCAAGGGCCTGCCCGTCGCGCTCCGGGTCCAGGATTACGGCGAGGTCCGCGGCCGGTTCGACCGGGTGGTCTCCTTCGGTCTTCTGGAGCAGCTCGGCCCGGAGGGCTGCGGATCCGTCATGGCGGCCGCCTCCCGCTGCCTGAAGGCCGACGGCGTCGCCCTGATCCAGACCGCGGCGCGCAACGCGCCCGCCGCGCGCCGCGACCCGTGGCTCGAGCGGTGGAGCGTCGCCGGCGGCGCGGCGCCTTCCCTGTCGAGCCTGGTCCAGGCGATGGAAGGCCGCTTCGTCGTGGAGGACGCGCACAACCTCGGGCCGCATTACGACGCGACCTTGATGGCGTGGCACGACAACCTCTCGCGCCGGTGGCCCGGGGCCAGGGATGCGCGCGGGGAAAGGCTGTACCGGGCGCTGAAGTTCTCCTTGCTCTCGGCCGCGGGCGCCTTCCGGGCGCGCCGCGCCCAGCTGTTCCAGCTCGTGATGAGCCGGCCCGGGCGCGCCCAGCCGCGCTGCCGCCCGGAGCTCGCCGGGGAGAGCCGGATGACCGGCGGCGTCCGGCCGTGA
- a CDS encoding response regulator transcription factor yields the protein MQTKEKILIVEDEKDLVKLIRYNLEKEKFRVTSARDAETGLKLARKSKPDLILLDIMLPKMDGLEFLRTIRPEVDIPIILLSAKRSEMDRILGLKLGADDYMVKPFSIGELQARITGHLRRHAGAATNGDTKKSVTIGSIAIDFERHEILVAGKPANLAPKEFAILKLLIEAKGKVLSRDQLLQMIWGHEKDMEIDTRTVDQHIARLRRKLGPERNRIATVPNFGYQIKMK from the coding sequence ATGCAGACCAAGGAAAAGATACTCATCGTCGAGGATGAAAAGGATCTCGTCAAGCTGATCCGCTACAACCTCGAGAAGGAGAAGTTCCGCGTGACGTCCGCCCGCGACGCCGAGACCGGGCTCAAGCTGGCCCGGAAGTCGAAGCCCGACCTCATCCTGCTCGACATCATGCTTCCCAAGATGGACGGGCTGGAGTTCCTGCGCACGATCCGCCCCGAGGTGGACATACCGATCATCCTCCTCTCGGCCAAGCGCAGCGAGATGGACCGCATCCTCGGCCTGAAGCTCGGCGCCGACGACTATATGGTGAAGCCGTTCTCCATCGGCGAGCTCCAGGCCCGCATCACCGGGCACCTGCGCCGGCACGCGGGCGCGGCGACCAACGGCGACACGAAGAAGTCTGTGACCATCGGCAGCATCGCCATCGACTTCGAGCGGCACGAGATCCTCGTCGCCGGCAAGCCGGCGAACCTCGCGCCGAAGGAGTTCGCCATCCTGAAGCTGCTGATCGAGGCCAAGGGCAAGGTCCTCTCCCGCGACCAGCTGCTCCAGATGATCTGGGGGCACGAGAAGGACATGGAGATCGACACGCGCACCGTCGACCAGCACATCGCGCGCCTGCGCCGGAAGCTCGGGCCGGAACGCAACCGCATCGCGACCGTCCCCAACTTCGGCTATCAGATCAAGATGAAGTGA
- a CDS encoding DUF1624 domain-containing protein yields the protein MSPPARLRSLDVFRGLTVAAMIAVNSPGGDEVFAPLRHADWHGCTPADLIFPAFLVIMGVSAVFGDAARRERGETPAETARRVLRRAAVLLALGLLVNFFLYHGRDGLRLPGVLQRIALCGLAVEAFLRLDRPAAEPAAAAALLIGYQLLLGEDLTPEGNLAYRLDVRLFGGRLLDDPWGDPEGLTSTLGALATSLLGLMAGRRLVREGPAAAGALGAAGLALAALGAAWSARLPLNKHLWTSSYALFAGGLSLAGLAFCLRLVEARPARWARPFEALGRRALAAYVLAGLAYGIQEFVRTPLPDGSPGNLKLLVTVSLFGSWLRPKAASLAYALVFTGAAAAAAAVAARREPRAAVSRL from the coding sequence GTGAGCCCGCCGGCCCGGCTGCGGTCGCTCGACGTCTTCCGCGGCTTGACCGTCGCGGCGATGATCGCCGTCAATTCTCCCGGCGGCGACGAGGTCTTCGCCCCGCTGCGGCACGCCGACTGGCACGGCTGCACGCCCGCCGACCTCATCTTCCCCGCGTTCCTCGTCATCATGGGCGTCTCCGCCGTGTTCGGCGACGCCGCCCGGCGCGAGCGGGGGGAGACGCCCGCGGAGACCGCGCGCCGCGTCCTGCGGCGCGCCGCCGTCCTGCTGGCGCTGGGCCTGCTCGTCAACTTCTTCCTTTATCACGGCCGGGACGGCCTGAGGCTGCCCGGCGTGCTTCAGCGCATCGCGCTGTGCGGGCTCGCCGTCGAGGCCTTCCTCCGTCTCGACCGTCCCGCCGCCGAGCCCGCCGCGGCCGCGGCCCTGCTGATCGGCTATCAGCTGCTGCTGGGCGAGGACCTGACGCCGGAGGGGAACCTCGCGTACCGGCTGGACGTCCGGCTCTTCGGCGGCCGCCTGCTCGACGACCCGTGGGGGGACCCCGAGGGCCTGACGAGCACCTTGGGCGCCCTGGCCACGTCGCTCCTCGGCCTCATGGCGGGGCGCCGCCTCGTGCGCGAGGGCCCGGCCGCCGCCGGAGCCCTCGGCGCGGCGGGCCTGGCGCTGGCCGCGCTCGGCGCCGCCTGGAGCGCGCGGCTGCCGCTCAACAAGCACCTCTGGACCAGCTCCTACGCCCTGTTCGCCGGCGGCCTGTCGCTGGCCGGGCTCGCCTTCTGCCTGCGCCTCGTCGAGGCTCGCCCCGCCCGCTGGGCCCGTCCGTTCGAGGCGCTCGGCCGGCGCGCGCTCGCCGCCTACGTCCTCGCGGGGCTGGCCTACGGGATACAGGAGTTCGTTCGGACGCCGCTCCCGGACGGCTCGCCGGGAAACCTGAAGCTCCTCGTCACCGTCTCCCTGTTCGGCTCATGGCTGCGCCCGAAGGCCGCCTCCCTCGCCTACGCCTTGGTCTTCACGGGCGCGGCGGCGGCGGCGGCGGCCGTCGCGGCGCGGCGCGAGCCGCGGGCCGCGGTGAGCCGCCTCTGA
- a CDS encoding response regulator, whose protein sequence is MTQKILIVDDDADTRRILRYVLSPVAAVLEADGGAEALRLIGAERPALVLLDLVMPGVGGLEVLEGGLKLVPSMVVVMLTGQSDIAVAKSALDKGARAFITKPIDPQRLREVVEDILGTGAPSGGSDRTKPWRVVG, encoded by the coding sequence ATGACGCAGAAGATACTGATCGTCGACGACGACGCGGACACCCGGCGCATCCTGCGCTACGTGCTCTCCCCGGTGGCCGCGGTGCTCGAGGCGGACGGCGGCGCGGAGGCGCTGCGGCTGATCGGCGCCGAGCGGCCGGCCCTGGTGCTCCTCGACCTGGTGATGCCGGGGGTCGGGGGCCTCGAGGTCCTGGAGGGGGGGCTGAAGCTGGTCCCGAGCATGGTCGTCGTGATGCTGACCGGCCAATCCGACATCGCGGTCGCGAAGTCCGCCCTGGACAAGGGCGCGCGGGCCTTCATCACCAAGCCCATCGACCCGCAGCGGCTGCGCGAGGTGGTCGAGGACATCCTGGGAACGGGCGCGCCGTCGGGCGGCAGCGACCGCACGAAGCCCTGGCGCGTGGTGGGCTGA